One region of Lagopus muta isolate bLagMut1 chromosome 13, bLagMut1 primary, whole genome shotgun sequence genomic DNA includes:
- the NOX1 gene encoding NADPH oxidase 1 isoform X1 has product MGCTALMPSIRACSHVLQGERSWGWSSSQSLVPLQAAWLGINIFLFTYYFLFFDRDEQYFYTRAILGSALAWARASAKCLNFNSMLILLPVCRNLLSFLRGSCSCCRRTLRKQLDHNLTFHKLVAYALALFTAVHTIAHLFNLERYNDSQQANDGSLPAVLSEMHLQDSNKWLNPIHSNQTTVEYVAFTTIPGLTGVIITLALILMVTSSTEFIRRNYFEVFWYTHHLFIIYFIGLVIHGVAGLVRGQTEESMKEVHPQRCAEFLVHKPNECRQECCKEPEFGSIPAESWKWVLAPIILYVFERILRIWRAHQKVVVTKVVMHPAKVLELQMQKKGFRMEVGQYIFVNCPAVSLLEWHPFTLTSAPEEDFFSIHIRAAGDWTERIIDTFQQQKLEIPRIEVDGPFGTASEDVFLYEVAMLVGAGIGVTPFASILKSIWYRFQQNDQTLKTKKIYFYWLCRDTGAFAWFNDLLASLEQKMAESGKADFLTYRLFLTGWDTSIANNAALNFDTVTDAVTGLRQKTIFGRPRWDTEFSTVATAHPRSVVGVFLCGPEALAKVLQRSCHQHSSLDPRKVKFYFNKENF; this is encoded by the exons ATGGGATGCACTGCGCTGATGCCCTCTATCCGTGCCTGCAGCCATGTGCTGCAGGGTGAGAGGTCCTGGGGCTGGAGTTCCTCACAATCCTTGGTTCCCCTGCAGGCGGCCTGGCTGGGCATCAACATCTTCCTCTTCACATACTACTTTCTGTTCTTCGACCGGGACGAGCAGTACTTCTACACAAGGGCCATCCTTGGG TCTGCCTTGGCGTGGGCCCGGGCATCGGCCAAGTGCCTCAACTTCAACAGCATGCTGATCCTGCTGCCCGTCTGCCGCAATCTGCTCTCCTTCTTGCGCGGGAGCTGCTCG tgctgcaggaggacgCTGCGCAAGCAGCTTGACCACAACCTCACCTTCCACAAGTTGGTGGCCTATGCGCTGGCCCTGTTCACAG ctgtgcatACCATTGCCCATCTCTTCAACCTGGAGCGCTACAACGACAGCCAGCAAGCCAACGATGGCAGCCTGCCTGCTGTCCTTTCCGAGATGCACCTGCAGGACAGCAACAAGTGGCTGAACCCCATCCATTCCAACCAGACG ACCGTCGAGTACGTGGCCTTCACCACCATCCCAGGGCTGACCGGGGTCATCATCACTCTGGCGCTCATCCTCATGGTCACATCTTCCACTGAGTTCATCCGCAGGAACTACTTTGAGGTCTTTTGGTACACACACCACCTCTTCATCATCTATTTCATCGGCCTCGTCATCCACGGTGTCGC CGGGTTGGTGCGTGGGCAGACGGAGGAGAGCATGAAGGAGGTGCACCCACAGCGCTGTGCTGAGTTCCTGGTGCACAAACCCAACGAGTGCAGGCAGGAGTGCTGCAAGGAGCCCGAGTTCGGTAGCATCCCCGCAGAG TCCTGGAAGTGGGTTCTGGCTCCCATCATCCTCTACGTCTTTGAGAGGATCCTGCGCATCTGGCGCGCGCACCAGAAGGTGGTCGTCACCAAG GTGGTCATGCACCCGGCTaaagtgctggagctgcagatgCAGAAGAAGGGCTTCCGCATGGAAGTGGGACAGTACATCTTTGTCAACTGCCCCgctgtgtccctgctggagtGGCACCCCTTCACCCTCACCTCAGCACCTGAGGAGGACTTCTTCTCCATCCACATCCGGGCGGCTGGGGACTGGACGGAGCGCATCATTGAcaccttccagcagcagaagctggaaaTTCCCAG GATCGAAGTGGACGGCCCCTTTGGCACGGCCAGTGAAGATGTGTTCCTGTATGAGGTGGCCATGCTGGTGGGAGCAGGCATCGGCGTTACCCCCTTTGCCTCTATCCTGAAGTCCATCTGGTATAGGTTCCAGCAGAATGACCAGACTCTCAAGACCAAGAAG ATCTACTTTTACTGGCTCTGCCGAGACACGGGTGCCTTCGCCTGGTTCAATGACCTGCTTGCCTCACTGGAGCAAAAGATGGCTGAGTCTGGCAAGGCAGACTTCCTCACCTACCGGCTCTTCCTCACCGGCTGGGACACCAGCATT gcCAACAATGCAGCACTCAACTTTGACACAGTCACAGACGCAGTGACGGGCCTGAGGCAAAAAACCATATTTGGGAGGCCCAGGTGGGACACTGAATTCTCAACGGTGGCCACAGCCCACCCCAG GTCGGTGGTTGGTGTGTTCCTGTGTGGTCCGGAGGCACTGGCAAAGGTCTTGCAGAGATCTTGTCACCAGCACTCCAGCTTGGACCCCAGAAAGGTCAAATTCTACTTCAACAAGGAGAACTTTTAA
- the NOX1 gene encoding NADPH oxidase 1 isoform X2, with protein sequence MGNWLVNHWFSATVLAAWLGINIFLFTYYFLFFDRDEQYFYTRAILGSALAWARASAKCLNFNSMLILLPVCRNLLSFLRGSCSCCRRTLRKQLDHNLTFHKLVAYALALFTAVHTIAHLFNLERYNDSQQANDGSLPAVLSEMHLQDSNKWLNPIHSNQTTVEYVAFTTIPGLTGVIITLALILMVTSSTEFIRRNYFEVFWYTHHLFIIYFIGLVIHGVAGLVRGQTEESMKEVHPQRCAEFLVHKPNECRQECCKEPEFGSIPAESWKWVLAPIILYVFERILRIWRAHQKVVVTKVVMHPAKVLELQMQKKGFRMEVGQYIFVNCPAVSLLEWHPFTLTSAPEEDFFSIHIRAAGDWTERIIDTFQQQKLEIPRIEVDGPFGTASEDVFLYEVAMLVGAGIGVTPFASILKSIWYRFQQNDQTLKTKKIYFYWLCRDTGAFAWFNDLLASLEQKMAESGKADFLTYRLFLTGWDTSIANNAALNFDTVTDAVTGLRQKTIFGRPRWDTEFSTVATAHPRSVVGVFLCGPEALAKVLQRSCHQHSSLDPRKVKFYFNKENF encoded by the exons ACTGGTTCTCGGCCACCGTCCTT GCGGCCTGGCTGGGCATCAACATCTTCCTCTTCACATACTACTTTCTGTTCTTCGACCGGGACGAGCAGTACTTCTACACAAGGGCCATCCTTGGG TCTGCCTTGGCGTGGGCCCGGGCATCGGCCAAGTGCCTCAACTTCAACAGCATGCTGATCCTGCTGCCCGTCTGCCGCAATCTGCTCTCCTTCTTGCGCGGGAGCTGCTCG tgctgcaggaggacgCTGCGCAAGCAGCTTGACCACAACCTCACCTTCCACAAGTTGGTGGCCTATGCGCTGGCCCTGTTCACAG ctgtgcatACCATTGCCCATCTCTTCAACCTGGAGCGCTACAACGACAGCCAGCAAGCCAACGATGGCAGCCTGCCTGCTGTCCTTTCCGAGATGCACCTGCAGGACAGCAACAAGTGGCTGAACCCCATCCATTCCAACCAGACG ACCGTCGAGTACGTGGCCTTCACCACCATCCCAGGGCTGACCGGGGTCATCATCACTCTGGCGCTCATCCTCATGGTCACATCTTCCACTGAGTTCATCCGCAGGAACTACTTTGAGGTCTTTTGGTACACACACCACCTCTTCATCATCTATTTCATCGGCCTCGTCATCCACGGTGTCGC CGGGTTGGTGCGTGGGCAGACGGAGGAGAGCATGAAGGAGGTGCACCCACAGCGCTGTGCTGAGTTCCTGGTGCACAAACCCAACGAGTGCAGGCAGGAGTGCTGCAAGGAGCCCGAGTTCGGTAGCATCCCCGCAGAG TCCTGGAAGTGGGTTCTGGCTCCCATCATCCTCTACGTCTTTGAGAGGATCCTGCGCATCTGGCGCGCGCACCAGAAGGTGGTCGTCACCAAG GTGGTCATGCACCCGGCTaaagtgctggagctgcagatgCAGAAGAAGGGCTTCCGCATGGAAGTGGGACAGTACATCTTTGTCAACTGCCCCgctgtgtccctgctggagtGGCACCCCTTCACCCTCACCTCAGCACCTGAGGAGGACTTCTTCTCCATCCACATCCGGGCGGCTGGGGACTGGACGGAGCGCATCATTGAcaccttccagcagcagaagctggaaaTTCCCAG GATCGAAGTGGACGGCCCCTTTGGCACGGCCAGTGAAGATGTGTTCCTGTATGAGGTGGCCATGCTGGTGGGAGCAGGCATCGGCGTTACCCCCTTTGCCTCTATCCTGAAGTCCATCTGGTATAGGTTCCAGCAGAATGACCAGACTCTCAAGACCAAGAAG ATCTACTTTTACTGGCTCTGCCGAGACACGGGTGCCTTCGCCTGGTTCAATGACCTGCTTGCCTCACTGGAGCAAAAGATGGCTGAGTCTGGCAAGGCAGACTTCCTCACCTACCGGCTCTTCCTCACCGGCTGGGACACCAGCATT gcCAACAATGCAGCACTCAACTTTGACACAGTCACAGACGCAGTGACGGGCCTGAGGCAAAAAACCATATTTGGGAGGCCCAGGTGGGACACTGAATTCTCAACGGTGGCCACAGCCCACCCCAG GTCGGTGGTTGGTGTGTTCCTGTGTGGTCCGGAGGCACTGGCAAAGGTCTTGCAGAGATCTTGTCACCAGCACTCCAGCTTGGACCCCAGAAAGGTCAAATTCTACTTCAACAAGGAGAACTTTTAA